The DNA region ACGAGCCACACCCGGCCTCAGCCCAGGATCAACCCCGAAGTCGGCACGCCGGTACCGGCCGTGACCAGCACGTGCTCGACGTCGGGGACCTGGTTGACCGAGGTCCCGCGCAGCTGGCGCACGCCCTCGGCGATGCCGTTCATGCCATGGATGTAGGCCTCGCCGAGCTGACCGCCGTGGGTGTTGATCGGCAGTCGTCCACCGAGCTCGATGGCACCACCGGCGATGAAATCCTTGGCTTCACCTTTGCCGCAGAAGCCCAGTTCCTCGAGCTGAATCAAGGTGTAGGGGGTGAAGTGGTCATAGAGGATCGCCGTCTGGATGTCGTCGGGCGACAAGCCGCTCTGCGCCCAGAGTTGACGGCCCACCAGCCCTATCTCGGGCAGCCCGAGTTCCTCGCGGTAGTAGGAGTACATGGTGAACTGGTCCGCGCCGGCTGCCTGCGCAGCGGCCTCGATGACCGCCGGCCGGTGCTTGAGGTCTTTGGCCCGCTCGGGTGTGGTCACCACAATGGCGACACCACCGTCGGTTTCCTGGCAGCAGTCCAGCAGCCGCAGCGGTTCGGCGATCCATCGCGAATTCTGATGGTCTTCGATGGTGATGGGCTTGCCGTAGAAGTGCGCCTTGGGATTGTTGGCGGCGTGTTTGCGGTCGGCGACCGAGACCGCGCCGAAATCAGCGCTGGTTGCGCCGTATTCATGCATGTAGCGCTGGGCGATCATCGCCACCGACGCCGCCGGGGTACTCAGCCCGTGCGGGTAGGACCAGCTGTATTCGACGCCGCGGGAGTCCGCGTTGACCGTCAGACCGGTCATCACCTGGCCGAACCGGTGTTCAGAGCGTTCGTTGAACGCCCGGTAGGCCACCACCACCTCGGCCACACCGGTTGCCACGGCGAGCGCCGCCTGCTGCACGGTGGCCGCCGCGGCCCCTCCGCCGTATCCGATCTGGCTGAAGAATGTCAGCTCGCCGATGCCGGTAGAACGTGCGACCGCGGTTTCCAGATTTGAGTCCATGGTGAACGTCACCAAGCCGTCGACGTCGCCAGGTTCGAGTCCGGCGTCGTCGAGCGCATCGAGCACTGCCTCGGCGGCCAGCCGCAGCTCGCTGCGGCCCGAGTTCTTCGAGAAGTCGGTCGCGCCGATACCGGCGATCGCCGCCTTACCGGACAGCCCGGTCATGCCTGCGCTCCCAACGTCATTGTCGCCGTGGCGATCACATGGTTCCCGAGACTGTTGGCTCCCACCACCTTCACGGTGGCCACCCCGTCGTCGACCGCGGTGACCTCCCCGGTGAAGGTGATGGTGTCGTAGGCGTACCACGGCACGCCCAGCCGCAACCCGATCGACCTGATCCGGGCGGTCGGCCCCGCCCAGTCGGTCAGGTAACGCTGCACCAGACCGGTGTCGGTGAGGATGTTGACGAAGATGTCCTTGGAGCCTTTGGCCTGCGCCTTGTCCCGGTCGTGATGGACATCTTGGTAGTCGCGTGTCGCGATGGCCGTAGAGACGATGAACGTCGGGTCGCCGTGGATTTTCAGCTCGGGCAGCACGGCGCCGACCTCCAGGACGGGGGCGCTCATCGGACCGCCTCCCACGCATAGAGGGTCCACGCCGGGCTGATGTCGCTGTCGGGGAAGTCGATGTACGTTGCGCGCACCGCCATTCCGATCCGCACATCGCTCGGGTCGACGCCGCGCAGCTCACCGAGCATCCGCACCCCTTCCTCCAGTTCCACCAGGGCGATCACGAACGGCAGACTACGGCCGGGCACCTTCGGTGCGTGGTGTACGACGTAGCTGTACACCGTGCCCGCCCCGGAGGCCACCACGTAGTCGATCGGCGCATCCTTGCCCTGCCAGACCGCGGGCACCGGAGGGTGCTGCAACGAGCCGTCGGGACGCCGCTGGATCCGCAACTCGTGACTGTTGACACCGTCCCAGAAGAACTGGGTGTCTTTGGACGACGCGGGCCGCATGAGCTTGTCCGGGTCGAGATCCTCGGGCACCGCGGGCCTGTCGTCGGCGCGCGGTCTGAACTTCATGATGCGCCAGTTCATCTCGGCGACGGTCTCGTCACCGTCGGCGCCGTTGGGCACCGTCCACGTGATCAGCTGGTTGATGAAGAAACCCTCACCGAGTGCAGTCTGCTTGGGCCCGACCACGTCGTTGATCTCAGCGTGGACCGTGAGCACCTCCCCGGGCTGCAGATACCGGTGGTAGGTCTGCTCACAGTTGGTCGCGACCACGCCGACGTAACCCGCGTCGTCGAACAGCGCCATCATCTTCGACAGCGGGTCATCGTCCGCGCGACCTTGGCCGAGCCCGCCCATGGTCCACACCTGGATCATCGCCGGCGGCGCCACCACTCCGGGATGCCCGGCGGCCTTCGCAGCCGCCTGGTCCACATAGATCGGGTTCTTGTCACCGATGGCATCGACCCAGTGGTGAATCATCGGCTGGTTCACCGGATCCCGCGCAGTGCGGGGCTCACTGCGGCCGGCGGACTTGATCCGGTCGATACCCGGCTGCAGGTCCGTCACCGGGGAACCCTCGGCACCTTCAGACCCGACGCCGCGATCATCTCCCGCATCACCTCATTGACCCCGCCGCCGAATGTGATGACGAGATTGCGTTTGGTCACCTTGTCCAGCCAGTCGAGCAGGCGAGCGGTGTGCGGATCCGCCGGGTTGCCGTAACGACCCACCAGTTCCTCGGCCAGTCGGCCCACCTCTTGAATGCGTTCGGTCGAGAAGACCTTGGTGGCAGCAGCATCGGCGACCGCGATGGTCTCTCCGGACGCCGCCACCTGCCAGTTGAGCAGTTCGTTGATCCGCCAGATCGCCTTGATCTGCCCGAGCAGGCGCCGAGCGGGCTCTTCTTTGAGCGGGACCACACCGTCGGAGCCGGCGGTAGCGGCCCATTCGTACACCTCGTCGAAGATCCCGGCGATCTTGCCGGCGGGGCCGAGCCCGACGCGCTCGTGGTTGAGCTGCGTCGTGATCAGCTTCCAACCCCCGTTCTCCTCACCGACGAGCATGTCGGCGGGCACCCGCACGTCGTTGTAGTAGGACGCGTTGGTGTGATGGGCGCCGTCGGACAGGATGATCGGCGTCCAGGAGTAGCCGGGGTCCTTGGTGTCGACGATCAGGATCGAGATGCCCTTGTGCTTGGCAGCCTCCGGGTCGGTGCGGCAGGCCAGCCAGATGTAGTCGGCGTCATGGGCGCCGGTGGTCCACATCTTCTGCCCGTTGACGATGTACTCATCGCCCTGGCGAATCGCCGTCGTACGCAACGATGCCAGGTCGGTACCCGCCTCGGGCTCGGAATAGCCGATCGCGAAGTGGACGTCCCCGGAGAGGATGCCGGGCAGGAACTTCTTCTTCTGCTCCTCGGTGCCGTGCACCTGCAACGTGGGTCCGACTGTCTGCAGCGTCACCATCGGCAGCGGTACGTCGGCGCGGTTGGCTTCGTTGACGAAGATCTGCTGTTCGATCGGGCCGAAACCCAGCCCGCCGAACTCCTTCGGCCAGCCCACCCCGAGCTTGCCGTCGCTGCCCATCCGCTTGATCACCGCGCGGTAGGCCTCGTTGTGCCGATCGCTCTCCATCGCCGCCGCCTCTTCAGGCGTGATCAGCGTGGAGAAGTATTCTCGCAGCTCGGATTGCAGCTTGCGTTGTTCGGGCGTCAGTTCGATGTACATCTAAACTCCCACCAGATCCAGACGGTACGACGGACCGCCGAGCTGGCGGGTCAGATCCTTGATCGACGAGTAGTAGCGGTCCATGGGATAGGTGATGTCCATTCCCATGCCGCCGTGCAGGTGATGGCACAGTCGCATCGCCGGCGGCGCCTGGGAGGTCAGCCAGTACCCCAGGATCGCGAGATCGTCAGCGGCGTCGAGCCCCTCGGCAAGTCGCCATACCACCGAGTTCGCCGCCAGATCGATGGTCCGCGAGGCGATGTAGACCTCCGAGAGCTGCGCGGCAACGGTCTGGAACGTCGACAGCGGACGACCGAACTGCTCCCGGGTGGCGACGTAGTCGGCGGTCAGCCGCAGCGCACCGGCGACCAGACCGGCGGCGAATGCTCCGACCGCGGCCAGCGCCAGCTGGTTCACCCGGCTGGGCTGCGCATCGGTGAGCACGTCACCGTCCTCGACGGCGACATCGGCGAAGGTCACGACCGCTTCCTCGCCACCGTTGGCCGAGGGGGTGTTCGCGACGGTCACACCCTGCGCGCCACCGGGCACCATGACGACGCCGCTGTCGGTCGTGACGAGCAGCCAATCCGCCTGTGCGGCATAGCCGACGGCAATCTTGGTTCCGTTGAGTCTGCCCGCGGCGAAGGTCACACCGGGCTGCTCGGGCAGCGCGGCACCGGGCTCACTGAGCGCCAGCGTCAGCACCGAACCCTTGGCCACCCCGGCCAGGTAACGATCCTGCTGCGCATCGGAGGCCAGGTCCAGCACCACCGCTGTCGCAGCGAGAGTGACCAGCGCCGGACTGACCGTGCCGTGGCGGCCGATCTCGGTCAGCGCGGTCGCGATCTCGGCGAGGCCCACGCCGTCACCGCCGAGCCGCTCTGGCACCGCAAGCGCTGGGACGCCACCGGAAACCAGTGCCGCCCAGGTGTTGTCTCGCTCGAGCACGGACGTCACCACGTCGGCGACGGCCTGCTGCCCCTCGTCTGGACTAAAATCCACCCGACTCCTCCTTGAGCCTTCGTTGCGATCAGAGCGTCACTGCGAGACGGGACAACCCTTACCGGTGTAATCCACTTGCCAGTGCTTGATCCCGTTGAGCCAGCCCGACTTCAGCCGCTCGGGCTCGCCGATCGGCTTGAGATCGGGCAGGTGGTCGGCGACGGCGTTGAAGATCAGGTTGATGGTCATCTTCGCCAGGTTCGCGCCGATGCAGTAATGCGCACCGGTCCCGCCGAAACCGACGTGCGGGTTGGGATTGCGCATGACGTCGAATTGGTGCGGGTTCTCGAAGACCTCTTCGTCGAAGTTGGCCGAGCGGTAGGACATCACCACCCGCTCCCCCTTCTTGATCTTCACTCCACTGAGCTCGGTGTCCTCCAGCGCGGTGCGCTGGAACGCCGACACCGGAGTGGCCCACCGGACGATCTCGTCAGCGGCGGTGTCCGGTCGCTCCTTCTTGTAGAGCTCCCACTGATCGGGGTTCTGGGAGAAGGCGATCATGCCGTGGGTGATCGAGTTGCGGGTGGTCTCGTTGCCGGCCACCGCGAGCATGATCACGAAGAAGCCGAACTCGTCGTCGGAGAGCTTCTCGCCGTCGATGTCGGCCTCGATCAGCTTGGTCACGATGTCCTCGGTGGGGTTCTTGGCCCGTTCCTCGGCCATCTGCATCGCGTACTGAATCAGCTCGAACGATGACATCGCGGGATCGACATCGGCGTACTCCGGATCCTCTCCGGCGGTCATCTCGTTGGACCACCGGAAGATCTTGTCGCGATCGTCCTGCGGCACACCGAGCAGCTCGGCGATCGCCTGCAGCGGCAGTTCGCACGAAACCTGTTCGACGAAGTCCCCGCTGCCCTCGGCCTTGGCGGTCTCGGCGATCTTCTGTGCGCGGGAGCGCAATTCGTCTTCGAGCCGTCCGACCGCGCGCGGGGTGAACCCCCGCGAGATGATCTTGCGCAGACGGGTGTGCTGGGGCGCGTCCATGTTCAACAGGACGGCTTTCTGCAGGTCGATGGCGTCGCGGGTCATGTCTTGCGGCCAGACCGGGATCGCGCCGTCGGGCGAGCTGCCGAAGATGTCGTTGCGCTTGGACACCTCCTTGACGTCGGCATGCTTGGTGACGAGCCAGTACCCCTTGTCACCGAAGCCACCCGTGCCTCCGGGCACATCGACCCAGTGGATAGGCTCGGACTTACGCAGTTCGGCAAGTTCTTCGACGGGAAGACGCTCGAGGTTCAGAGTCGCGTCGAGGAAGTCAAAGTCGGGGCTGATCGGACATGAGTTCGGGCCGGGCATAGAAAAGCACTCCTCAATTGCAACGTGTTCTAGTGCCAGTAAAACATGCCTCCACCGCAGATGAAAGGCACGACGGCATCACTGCTTGTCAGACTAATGAAACGTGTTCTAGCCTGACGCAATGGGTAACCCTGTCATCGTCGAAGCCACCCGCAGCCCCATCGGCAAGCGCAACGGATGGTTGTCCGGTCTGCACGCCACCGAGTTGCTCGGCGCGGTGCAGAAGGCGCTCGTGGACAAGGCCGGCATCGAAGCAGATCTCATCGAGCAGGTCATCGGCGGCTGCGTCACGCAGTACGGCGAGCAGTCCAACAACATCACCCGGGTCAGCTGGCTGACCGCGGGCCTGCCCGAGCAGGTCGGCGCCACCACGATCGACTGCCAGTGCGGCAGCGCCCAGCAGGCCAACCACCTGGTCGCCGGCCTGATCGCCACCGGGGCCATCGACGTCGGCATCGCCTGCGGGATCGAGGCGATGAGCCGCGTCGGCCTCGGTGCCAACGCCGGACCGGACCGCGGACTGATCCGCGCCGCGTCGTGGGACATCGACATGCCCAACCAGTTCGAAGCCGCCGAGCGCATCGCCAAGCGGCGCGGCATCACCCGCGAGGACGTCGACCGGTTCGGCTTCGAGTCGCAGCGCAAGGCCAAGCAGGCGTGGGCCGAGGGGCGCTTCGACCGCGAGATCTCCCCGATCACCGCCCCGGTCCTCGACGAGAACAAGCAGCCCACCTCGGACCTCGCGCCCGTGACCCGCGACCAGGGCCTGCGGGACACCACGATGGAATCGCTGGCCGGACTCAAGCCGGTGATGGACGGCGGGATCCACACCGCCGGCACGTCGTCGCAGATCTCCGACGGCGCCGCGGCGGTGCTGTGGATGGACGAGGACAAGGCACGAGCGCTCGGTCTCAAGCCCCGAGCCCGCATCGTAAGCCAGGCCAACGTCGGCGCCGAGCCGTACTACCACCTCGACGGCCCGGTCCAGTCGACGCAGAAGGTGCTGGACAAGGCCGGAATGAAGCTCGGTGACATCGACCTGGTCGAGATCAACGAGGCCTTCGCCTCCGTCGTGCTGTCATGGGCTCGGGTGCACGAGGCCGATATGGACAAGGTCAACGTCAACGGCGGCGCCATCGCGCTGGGGCACCCGGTGGGCAGCACCGGCGCCCGCCTCATCACCACGGCGTTGCACGAGCTCGAGCGCACCGACAGGTCCACCGCACTGATCACCATGTGCGCCGGCGGCGCGCTGTCGACCGGAACGATCATCGAGCGCATCTGATGATCTCGGACGCGGACCGCATCGCCGCGGCCCAGGCGTACATCTCTGCGCTGGCCTCACACCAGGCCGACGCGGTGCCCTTCGCCCCCGGTTGCACCCGCACCGAGCTCGGTATCAAGACCGGGTTCTCCGGAAATCATCTGCGCCGCAGCCTCAACCGCGGACTCCAGTACCGGGTGATCGAATCGGTCTCGACCCCGGAGTTCACCGTCGACGGTGACACCGTGCGGGCCCGGTTCGAGCTGTCCACCAAACCCTCACTGGCAGGTCGGCGGGTGGGAGCGCGGGTCGACGAAACGTTTCTCATCCCGGCCGAAGAGCCGGCCGGGCGGGCCCAGATCCACCGCATCACCGCCTCCATCCGACCGTTTTTGACCAGATAGGTGCACGCCATGGCCGAACCCCCGCGTCCGCTGAGCCCCAAACAGGTCGAGAGTCTCAATTCCAAGCCGGTCGGCATCGGCATCAAATGGATGTCGCGAATCAACACCTGGGTCTACAAGGCCACCGGTGGACGGATCGGGTACAACTGGCGTCTGGGATCCAACGCGTTCTCCGCACCGCCTCCGGTCGGAATCCTGACCACGATCGGCCGCAAATCCGGTCAAGCCCGGGAGAGCCCGCTGCTGTTTCTGCGCGAGGGTGATCGCATCATCCTGGTCGCCTCGCAGGGCGGACGTGCCACCAATCCGATGTGGTACCTGAACATCAAGGCCAATCCGACGGTGACATTCCAGATCAAGAGCGAGAAGTTGGCGCTGTCCGCCCGCGAGGCCACCGACGCCGAGCGCGACGAGTACTGGCCGAAGCTCGACGCGATGTACCCGGACTTCGCCAACTACCGCTCCTACACCGAGCGCAAGATCCCGATCCTGATCTGCGACCCCGCCTGATCAGGCGCCGTAGACCGGCACGGGGGTGCGGGCCTTGGCCAGCAGATCCGAGACCACCGGTCCCAGTTCGGCGGGATCCCATTTGGCGGCCTTGTCGATCTGAGGCCCGTGCGCCCAGCCTTCTGCGACTCGGATCTTGCCGCCCTCGACCTCGAACACCTGGCCGGTCACCTCGCGCGACTCGACACTGCCCAGCCACACCACCAACGGGGAGACGTTTTCCGGCGCCATCGCGTCGAAATCCTGGCCCTGCGTGGCCATCATGTCGGCGAACACGGTCTCGGTCATACGAGTGCGTGCCGAGGGGGCGATGGCATTGACGGTGACGCCGTAGCGCCCCATCTCTGCCGCCGCGACCAGGGTCAGCGCAGCGATTCCAGCCTTGGCGGCGCTGTAGTTGGCCTGGCCGACGCTACCTTGCAGTCCCGCACCGGAACTGGTGTTGATGATGCGGGCGTCGACGGTCTCACCTGCCTTGGACTTCGCGCGCCAATAGGCGGCGGCATGCTTCATGGTGGCGAAGTGGCCCTTCAGATGCACCGCCGTGACGGCGTCGAACTCTTCTTCGCTGGTGTTGGCGAACATCCGGTCACGCACGATGCCGGCGTTGTTGACCAGGACATCGAGCCCACCGAAGTTGTCAACGGCGGTCTGGATCAGCCCCTCGGCCTGCGCCCAGTCCGAGACGTTGGCCCCGCTGGTGACGGCTTCACCTCCGGCGGAGACGATCTCGTCGACGACGCTCTGCGCGGCGCTGCCACCGCCGGCCGGTGAGCCGTCCAGACCCACTCCGATGTCGTTGACCACCACCCGTGCGCCTTCGGCGGCAAAGGCCAACGCGTGGGCGCGCCCGATTCCGCCGCCGGCACCTGTCACGATCACCACTCGGCCGTCAAGCAATCCCATGGGGTTGTCTCCTCAATCTATTTGATGTCCGCTGTGGTCGTCGAAAGGTAGTGCGGCGGCTCGCCGCCGCCGTGCACCTCCAGTGAGGCGCCGCTGATGTAGGTTGCCGCATCGGATGCGAGAAATGCTGCGGCCCAGCCGATGTCGGCGGGTTTGGCCAACCGGCCCAGCGGGACGTTGCGCGAGATCGCGGCGATCGAGTCGGCGTCACCGTAGAACAGCTCGGATTGTTCTGTCTCGACCATGCCGACCACCACGGAGTTGACCCGCACTTTCGGGGCCCATTCCACCGCCAGCGTGGTCGTCATGCTTTCCATCCCGGCTTTGGCCGCTCCATAGGCTGCGGTGCCCGGAGTCGGACGCCGTCCGCTCACGCTGGTGATGTTGATGATCGAGCCACCGGTATCCTGACCCTGCATAACGGCATTTGCGTGCTGCGAAACCGACAGCGCGCCCAGCAGATTCAACGCCACGATCTTCGTGCTGAACTTCGCCGAGGCCTCGGCGGCCGGCACGTACGGCGAGCCACCGGCGTTGTTCACCACCACGTCGAGACGACCGTGGTCGGCTGCGACGCCGTCGACCAGAGCCTTGACCGCGTCGTCGTCACGGATGTCGCAGGCACGGAACTCGTAGGGCAGGCCCTCGACCGGCCGGCGTGCGCAGGTCACGACCGTGGCGCCCTGATCGCTGAAGACCTTGCTGATGCCGGCGCCGACGCCGCGAACCCCACCGGTGACGAGGACGACACGGCCGGTCAGACCCAGTTTGATCGCGCTATCGAGGGCGTCAGTCACTGTGCTAGCGTACCAAGCAAGTGCTTGCTTAGGTAGCCACCCCCTCAGGAGTCCGCATGACCATCAGCACCAAGACCGTCGAGCCCGGCATCGTCTCGGTCACCGTCGACTATCCGCCCGTCAACGCCATTCCCTCGCGCGGCTGGTTCGAACTCGCCGACGCGATCACCGCCGCGGGCCGCGACATGGCCACCCACGTCGTCGTGTTGCGCGCCGAGGGTCGCGGATTCAACGCCGGCGTGGACATCAAGGAGATGCAGAACACCGAAGGCTTCACCGCGCTCATCGACGCCAATCGTGGCTGTTACGAGGCATTCCGGGCGGTCTACGAGTGCGCGGTCCCGGTGGTCGCGGCCGTCAACGGGTTCTGCGTCGGTGGTGGGATCGGGTTGGCGGGCAACTCCGATGTCATCGTCGCCTCCGACGATGCGAAGTTCGGCCTGCCCGAAGTCGAGCGGGGCGCGCTCGGCGCAGCCACCCATCTATCGCGGCTGGTGCCGCAGCATCTGATGCGCCGGCTGTTCTTCACCGCCGCCACCGTCGATGCGGCCACGCTGCATCACTTCGGGTCGGTGCACGAGGTGGTACCGCGGGCCGATCTCGACGAGGCAGCGCTACGGGTGGCCCGCGACATCGCCACCAAGGACACCCGGGTGATCCGCGCGGCCAAGGAGGCACTGAACTTCATCGACATCCAGCCCGTCACGGCGAGATACCGGATGGAACAGGGTTTCACCTTTGAGCTGAACCTGGCCGGTGTCTCCGACGAACACCGCGATGCCTTCGCAGGCACCAACAAGGGAACCAAATGAGCAATAAGACAACCACGCTCGACGAAGCCGTGGCCGGCATCCGCAGCGGGATGACGATCGGCATCGGTGGATGGGGTTCGCGGCGCAAGCCGATGGCCTTCGTGCGGGCGCTGCTGCGCACCGACGTCACCGATCTGACGGTGGTCACCTACGGCGGTCCCGACCTGGGCCTGCTGTGCTCGGCAGGCAAGGTCAAGCGGGTGTATTACGGCTTCGTGTCGCTGGATTCGCCGCCGTTCTATGATCCCTGGTTCGCCAAGGCCCGCACCTCGGGCAGCATCGAGGCCCGCGAGATGGACGAAGGCATGCTGCGATGCGGTCTGCAGGCCGCCGCCCAGCGGTTGCCTTTCCTGCCGATTCGCGCCGGACTTGGTAGTGACGTCCGCACGTTCTGGGGAGACGAGCTCAAGACCGTCACATCCCCGTATCCGACCGGGGACGGCTACGAGGAGCTCGTCGCGATGCCCGCGCTCAACCTGGACGCCGCGTTCGTGCACCTCAACCTCGGTGACAAGCAAGGCAACGCGGCCTACACCGGCATCGACCCGTACTTCGACGACCTCTATCTGATGGCTGCGCGACAACGCCACCTGTCGGTGGAGAAAGTGGTGTCGACCGAGGAATTGGTCAAAGCCGTTCCGCCGCAAGCACTGCTGGTCAACCGCATGATGGTCGACACGGTGGTCGAAGCGCCCAACGGGGCCCACTTCACCACCAACGAACCGGATTACCGGCGCGACGAGAAGTTCCAGCGCCACTACGCCGAGGCCGCCGGCTCAGAGGAGACCTGGGCGGAGTTCGTCGGGACGTATTTGTCCGGTGGCGAGGCCGAATACCAGGCCGCAGTGGCCCGATTCAAGGAGCAGCAGTCATGACGTCCCCCACCCGCGCAGAGGTGTGCGCCGTCGCGTGCGCCGAACTGTTCCGTGACGCCGGTGAGATCATGGTCAGCCCGATGACGACGATCGTGTCGGTCGGCGCGCGGCTGGCCCGGTTGACGTTCTCCCCCGACGTTCTGCTGACCGACGGCGAGGCGCGGCTGATTGCCGATACCCCGGCCATCGGGGCGCCGGCAGCCATCGAGGGCTGGA from Mycobacterium sp. SMC-4 includes:
- a CDS encoding steroid 3-ketoacyl-CoA thiolase codes for the protein MGNPVIVEATRSPIGKRNGWLSGLHATELLGAVQKALVDKAGIEADLIEQVIGGCVTQYGEQSNNITRVSWLTAGLPEQVGATTIDCQCGSAQQANHLVAGLIATGAIDVGIACGIEAMSRVGLGANAGPDRGLIRAASWDIDMPNQFEAAERIAKRRGITREDVDRFGFESQRKAKQAWAEGRFDREISPITAPVLDENKQPTSDLAPVTRDQGLRDTTMESLAGLKPVMDGGIHTAGTSSQISDGAAAVLWMDEDKARALGLKPRARIVSQANVGAEPYYHLDGPVQSTQKVLDKAGMKLGDIDLVEINEAFASVVLSWARVHEADMDKVNVNGGAIALGHPVGSTGARLITTALHELERTDRSTALITMCAGGALSTGTIIERI
- a CDS encoding MaoC family dehydratase, translated to MSAPVLEVGAVLPELKIHGDPTFIVSTAIATRDYQDVHHDRDKAQAKGSKDIFVNILTDTGLVQRYLTDWAGPTARIRSIGLRLGVPWYAYDTITFTGEVTAVDDGVATVKVVGANSLGNHVIATATMTLGAQA
- a CDS encoding SDR family oxidoreductase is translated as MTDALDSAIKLGLTGRVVLVTGGVRGVGAGISKVFSDQGATVVTCARRPVEGLPYEFRACDIRDDDAVKALVDGVAADHGRLDVVVNNAGGSPYVPAAEASAKFSTKIVALNLLGALSVSQHANAVMQGQDTGGSIINITSVSGRRPTPGTAAYGAAKAGMESMTTTLAVEWAPKVRVNSVVVGMVETEQSELFYGDADSIAAISRNVPLGRLAKPADIGWAAAFLASDAATYISGASLEVHGGGEPPHYLSTTTADIK
- the fadE29 gene encoding acyl-CoA dehydrogenase FadE29; the protein is MYIELTPEQRKLQSELREYFSTLITPEEAAAMESDRHNEAYRAVIKRMGSDGKLGVGWPKEFGGLGFGPIEQQIFVNEANRADVPLPMVTLQTVGPTLQVHGTEEQKKKFLPGILSGDVHFAIGYSEPEAGTDLASLRTTAIRQGDEYIVNGQKMWTTGAHDADYIWLACRTDPEAAKHKGISILIVDTKDPGYSWTPIILSDGAHHTNASYYNDVRVPADMLVGEENGGWKLITTQLNHERVGLGPAGKIAGIFDEVYEWAATAGSDGVVPLKEEPARRLLGQIKAIWRINELLNWQVAASGETIAVADAAATKVFSTERIQEVGRLAEELVGRYGNPADPHTARLLDWLDKVTKRNLVITFGGGVNEVMREMIAASGLKVPRVPR
- the echA20 gene encoding (7aS)-7a-methyl-1,5-dioxo-2,3,5,6,7,7a-hexahydro-1H-indene-carboxyl-CoA hydrolase produces the protein MTISTKTVEPGIVSVTVDYPPVNAIPSRGWFELADAITAAGRDMATHVVVLRAEGRGFNAGVDIKEMQNTEGFTALIDANRGCYEAFRAVYECAVPVVAAVNGFCVGGGIGLAGNSDVIVASDDAKFGLPEVERGALGAATHLSRLVPQHLMRRLFFTAATVDAATLHHFGSVHEVVPRADLDEAALRVARDIATKDTRVIRAAKEALNFIDIQPVTARYRMEQGFTFELNLAGVSDEHRDAFAGTNKGTK
- a CDS encoding cytochrome P450, whose translation is MPGPNSCPISPDFDFLDATLNLERLPVEELAELRKSEPIHWVDVPGGTGGFGDKGYWLVTKHADVKEVSKRNDIFGSSPDGAIPVWPQDMTRDAIDLQKAVLLNMDAPQHTRLRKIISRGFTPRAVGRLEDELRSRAQKIAETAKAEGSGDFVEQVSCELPLQAIAELLGVPQDDRDKIFRWSNEMTAGEDPEYADVDPAMSSFELIQYAMQMAEERAKNPTEDIVTKLIEADIDGEKLSDDEFGFFVIMLAVAGNETTRNSITHGMIAFSQNPDQWELYKKERPDTAADEIVRWATPVSAFQRTALEDTELSGVKIKKGERVVMSYRSANFDEEVFENPHQFDVMRNPNPHVGFGGTGAHYCIGANLAKMTINLIFNAVADHLPDLKPIGEPERLKSGWLNGIKHWQVDYTGKGCPVSQ
- a CDS encoding nitroreductase family deazaflavin-dependent oxidoreductase — translated: MAEPPRPLSPKQVESLNSKPVGIGIKWMSRINTWVYKATGGRIGYNWRLGSNAFSAPPPVGILTTIGRKSGQARESPLLFLREGDRIILVASQGGRATNPMWYLNIKANPTVTFQIKSEKLALSAREATDAERDEYWPKLDAMYPDFANYRSYTERKIPILICDPA
- a CDS encoding lipid-transfer protein, with the translated sequence MTGLSGKAAIAGIGATDFSKNSGRSELRLAAEAVLDALDDAGLEPGDVDGLVTFTMDSNLETAVARSTGIGELTFFSQIGYGGGAAAATVQQAALAVATGVAEVVVAYRAFNERSEHRFGQVMTGLTVNADSRGVEYSWSYPHGLSTPAASVAMIAQRYMHEYGATSADFGAVSVADRKHAANNPKAHFYGKPITIEDHQNSRWIAEPLRLLDCCQETDGGVAIVVTTPERAKDLKHRPAVIEAAAQAAGADQFTMYSYYREELGLPEIGLVGRQLWAQSGLSPDDIQTAILYDHFTPYTLIQLEELGFCGKGEAKDFIAGGAIELGGRLPINTHGGQLGEAYIHGMNGIAEGVRQLRGTSVNQVPDVEHVLVTAGTGVPTSGLILG
- a CDS encoding acyl-CoA dehydrogenase family protein, whose product is MDFSPDEGQQAVADVVTSVLERDNTWAALVSGGVPALAVPERLGGDGVGLAEIATALTEIGRHGTVSPALVTLAATAVVLDLASDAQQDRYLAGVAKGSVLTLALSEPGAALPEQPGVTFAAGRLNGTKIAVGYAAQADWLLVTTDSGVVMVPGGAQGVTVANTPSANGGEEAVVTFADVAVEDGDVLTDAQPSRVNQLALAAVGAFAAGLVAGALRLTADYVATREQFGRPLSTFQTVAAQLSEVYIASRTIDLAANSVVWRLAEGLDAADDLAILGYWLTSQAPPAMRLCHHLHGGMGMDITYPMDRYYSSIKDLTRQLGGPSYRLDLVGV
- a CDS encoding bifunctional MaoC family dehydratase N-terminal/OB-fold nucleic acid binding domain-containing protein, translating into MTDLQPGIDRIKSAGRSEPRTARDPVNQPMIHHWVDAIGDKNPIYVDQAAAKAAGHPGVVAPPAMIQVWTMGGLGQGRADDDPLSKMMALFDDAGYVGVVATNCEQTYHRYLQPGEVLTVHAEINDVVGPKQTALGEGFFINQLITWTVPNGADGDETVAEMNWRIMKFRPRADDRPAVPEDLDPDKLMRPASSKDTQFFWDGVNSHELRIQRRPDGSLQHPPVPAVWQGKDAPIDYVVASGAGTVYSYVVHHAPKVPGRSLPFVIALVELEEGVRMLGELRGVDPSDVRIGMAVRATYIDFPDSDISPAWTLYAWEAVR
- a CDS encoding SDR family oxidoreductase gives rise to the protein MGLLDGRVVIVTGAGGGIGRAHALAFAAEGARVVVNDIGVGLDGSPAGGGSAAQSVVDEIVSAGGEAVTSGANVSDWAQAEGLIQTAVDNFGGLDVLVNNAGIVRDRMFANTSEEEFDAVTAVHLKGHFATMKHAAAYWRAKSKAGETVDARIINTSSGAGLQGSVGQANYSAAKAGIAALTLVAAAEMGRYGVTVNAIAPSARTRMTETVFADMMATQGQDFDAMAPENVSPLVVWLGSVESREVTGQVFEVEGGKIRVAEGWAHGPQIDKAAKWDPAELGPVVSDLLAKARTPVPVYGA